The Peribacillus sp. FSL E2-0218 genome contains a region encoding:
- a CDS encoding YesK family protein, which produces MDFLFSSYSSYVITFILLVTFVIALTKNKKRLAIACPLIFILLGIINLVSGLLIVGGFEGMAVSISGFVYLGLGAITQLINSLFIFYRTKDTHKF; this is translated from the coding sequence ATGGATTTTTTATTCTCTTCTTATTCAAGTTACGTTATTACCTTTATTCTTCTAGTTACTTTTGTAATAGCCCTTACAAAGAACAAAAAAAGATTAGCCATTGCTTGTCCACTTATTTTCATACTTTTAGGTATTATTAATCTCGTATCTGGCCTTTTAATTGTAGGAGGTTTTGAAGGAATGGCTGTTTCGATTTCTGGTTTTGTTTATTTGGGACTGGGAGCAATTACACAACTTATAAACAGTCTATTTATTTTTTATAGGACAAAAGATACTCATAAATTTTAG
- a CDS encoding DUF6366 family protein, with protein MSEDKETPERRRERLRQEELKRNPGGSLHGGGLPDFVGSMGWKSTGILILIIIIGFIFVSIFFK; from the coding sequence ATGAGTGAAGATAAAGAAACACCTGAAAGAAGAAGAGAAAGACTAAGACAAGAAGAACTAAAAAGGAATCCTGGTGGGAGTCTTCACGGTGGAGGCCTTCCAGATTTTGTAGGCAGTATGGGATGGAAAAGTACAGGAATTCTTATTCTTATAATCATAATTGGCTTTATTTTTGTATCAATCTTCTTCAAGTAA
- a CDS encoding GNAT family N-acetyltransferase, which produces MNTLTIKELKLRNEIIEAFPIMKQLRTHLDEGTYLELVMEAQEVDRYKMLALFDDEKIVAVTGFKAMTTLYYGRFVWVCDLVTDINIRSKGYGEKLLTYVHEWAKENKYESVALSSGLQRTDAHRFYEDKMNYDKVSYVFKTPLK; this is translated from the coding sequence TTGAATACTTTAACAATAAAAGAACTTAAATTACGTAATGAGATAATTGAAGCATTTCCGATAATGAAGCAGTTACGAACTCATCTTGACGAAGGTACTTATCTTGAATTAGTAATGGAAGCACAAGAAGTAGATAGATATAAAATGTTGGCTTTATTTGATGATGAGAAAATTGTGGCGGTTACCGGTTTTAAGGCAATGACAACACTGTATTATGGAAGATTTGTTTGGGTTTGTGATTTGGTTACGGACATTAATATACGGTCAAAAGGATATGGTGAAAAGCTACTAACATATGTTCATGAATGGGCAAAAGAAAATAAGTATGAAAGTGTTGCCCTATCTTCAGGGTTACAGCGTACAGATGCACACCGTTTTTATGAAGATAAAATGAATTATGACAAAGTAAGTTATGTGTTTAAAACACCTTTAAAATAA
- a CDS encoding DUF3885 domain-containing protein — protein sequence MNITDYLNGRFPTVELVPSIYYQWDIGIHFSLGEEIYQFKENDELNLERFRLVYKQTSTIFNELFEQNDDLFFVTNVYKHRTKEKRTRKLKVYQPFLKCKNNLNRIQVKTYPYPFKLDGAEEFEMQQFSLLCKPEDIRVNDLLKAASNEDFPLKPKFGRYSIAYPDVFLVNITKDIIFFVYDDRGCEVIAREADQIRPLYEKCYDWVEEIDRKRIEKGLGER from the coding sequence ATGAATATAACGGACTATCTCAATGGAAGGTTTCCAACAGTCGAATTAGTCCCAAGCATTTATTATCAATGGGACATTGGCATCCACTTTTCACTTGGTGAGGAAATCTATCAATTCAAAGAAAATGATGAACTCAATCTTGAAAGATTTCGTCTAGTATATAAGCAAACCTCCACAATATTTAATGAATTGTTTGAGCAAAATGACGACTTGTTCTTTGTAACGAATGTATATAAGCACAGAACAAAAGAGAAACGTACAAGAAAACTGAAGGTATACCAACCTTTTCTGAAGTGTAAAAATAATTTGAATCGAATTCAGGTGAAAACATACCCTTATCCCTTCAAATTGGACGGAGCAGAAGAATTTGAGATGCAACAATTTTCCTTGTTGTGTAAACCAGAAGACATACGTGTAAATGATTTACTTAAGGCAGCGAGTAATGAGGATTTTCCATTGAAACCAAAGTTTGGGAGATACTCCATTGCTTATCCTGATGTTTTCTTAGTGAACATTACAAAAGACATTATTTTCTTTGTCTACGACGATCGAGGGTGCGAAGTCATAGCCCGTGAAGCAGACCAGATACGTCCTCTTTATGAGAAATGCTATGATTGGGTAGAAGAAATTGATAGAAAAAGGATTGAAAAAGGGTTGGGAGAAAGATAA
- a CDS encoding helix-turn-helix domain-containing protein — protein sequence MEFIQEVIANNLAQMRKTRGLSLDKVAELTGVSKAMLAQIENGKSNPTVTTLWKIANGLQVSFSAFLKETDKPQIEKININQLNPLLDDDGNYLVYSVFPFHPEKKFEIFTVDLKPGFSHISEKHLGEEYLLIQRGTLTLDVQGEKFELNTDETIKFNANTEHIYINSSDELVRFYLIISYPD from the coding sequence ATGGAATTCATTCAAGAGGTTATAGCTAATAACCTTGCCCAAATGAGAAAAACGCGAGGATTGAGTTTAGATAAGGTAGCAGAACTGACTGGAGTTAGTAAAGCAATGTTAGCTCAAATTGAAAATGGAAAATCAAATCCGACTGTCACCACTCTCTGGAAAATTGCAAATGGGTTACAAGTATCTTTTTCTGCTTTTTTAAAGGAAACTGATAAGCCACAAATTGAAAAAATAAACATCAATCAACTGAACCCATTGCTTGATGATGATGGAAATTATCTTGTATATTCCGTTTTCCCATTTCATCCAGAAAAAAAGTTTGAAATTTTCACTGTAGACCTAAAACCTGGTTTTAGTCATATATCCGAAAAGCATTTAGGTGAGGAATATTTACTTATACAACGCGGTACACTTACACTCGATGTTCAAGGTGAGAAGTTTGAATTAAACACTGATGAGACTATTAAATTTAACGCAAATACTGAACACATTTATATAAACTCTTCTGATGAACTGGTTAGATTCTATTT
- a CDS encoding AzlD domain-containing protein yields the protein MSINLSVLLVILGCAIVTFIPRIIPFIVIRNIELPKIVVKWLSFIPICIFAALIVDSFIIEDESLLSVDWSVLAGIIPTLIVAIWTKSLSVTVLVGIVCMATLRFLF from the coding sequence ATGAGTATTAATTTATCCGTTTTATTAGTCATTTTAGGGTGTGCTATTGTAACCTTTATTCCGAGAATTATTCCATTTATAGTTATAAGAAATATTGAGCTCCCGAAAATTGTGGTCAAATGGCTTTCATTTATCCCTATTTGTATTTTTGCTGCACTAATCGTTGATAGCTTCATCATTGAAGATGAATCATTACTATCGGTTGATTGGAGCGTTCTTGCTGGTATAATACCTACTCTTATTGTAGCCATATGGACGAAGAGTTTGTCCGTTACAGTTTTAGTGGGCATAGTGTGTATGGCTACTCTTAGGTTTTTGTTTTAA
- a CDS encoding GNAT family N-acetyltransferase, with product MDIRKLNKEEKPPMEMLLLADPSKDIVEEYVNRGECFVAESEHQIVGVYVLLPTRPETVELVNVAVIEEQQGIGLGKRLVLDAIQVAKAKGYKTIEIGTGNSGIGQLALYQKCGFRIIGVDMDFFIKHYQEEIFENGIQCRDMLRLSQDL from the coding sequence ATGGATATTAGGAAACTCAATAAAGAAGAAAAACCTCCAATGGAAATGTTGTTATTGGCTGACCCTTCGAAAGATATAGTTGAGGAATATGTCAATAGGGGAGAATGTTTTGTAGCTGAAAGTGAACACCAAATTGTTGGAGTTTATGTACTACTTCCAACAAGACCTGAGACAGTGGAGTTGGTGAATGTTGCAGTTATAGAAGAGCAACAAGGTATAGGATTAGGGAAACGGTTAGTACTGGATGCAATACAAGTAGCCAAGGCAAAAGGTTATAAAACCATTGAAATTGGTACTGGGAATTCAGGTATAGGACAATTGGCTCTTTACCAAAAATGTGGCTTCAGAATTATTGGTGTAGATATGGACTTTTTTATTAAGCATTATCAAGAAGAAATTTTTGAGAACGGGATACAGTGCAGGGATATGCTTCGTTTATCTCAAGATTTATAG
- a CDS encoding alpha/beta hydrolase has product MTEVFHIPYGDHPSQFGVLRMPGVSGLSPVVITIHGGFWQSKYGLEENDPLDEDLTRRGYATWNIEYRRVGEDGGGWTGTFIDVIDAVNHLPQLKERFPLDLSRVVILGHSAGGHLALWLASRINNVQTDEIGSTLLVPIQSVISLAGVSDLRKMWDIHEEQGGVSHVASFIGGSPHEVSIVIG; this is encoded by the coding sequence ATGACAGAAGTTTTTCATATACCATATGGGGATCACCCATCCCAATTCGGTGTATTGCGTATGCCAGGGGTGTCTGGACTTAGTCCAGTAGTTATTACGATTCATGGTGGTTTTTGGCAATCAAAATATGGACTTGAAGAAAATGACCCACTTGATGAAGATTTGACTCGTCGTGGTTATGCTACTTGGAATATTGAGTATCGAAGAGTCGGAGAAGATGGCGGAGGTTGGACAGGAACATTTATTGATGTTATAGATGCTGTAAATCACCTGCCCCAGCTTAAGGAACGCTTTCCACTCGATCTCTCTCGAGTGGTTATCCTTGGGCATTCAGCAGGGGGACACTTGGCTCTCTGGTTGGCATCCCGAATTAACAATGTTCAAACGGACGAGATCGGTAGTACTCTGCTTGTACCTATACAGAGTGTGATAAGTTTGGCAGGGGTTTCGGATCTGAGGAAGATGTGGGATATCCATGAAGAACAAGGTGGGGTTAGTCACGTAGCTTCTTTTATTGGTGGATCACCTCATGAAGTATCTATCGTTATAGGTTAG
- a CDS encoding AzlC family ABC transporter permease, producing MNELANEINSEETLPTFSQGVKDCIPTLIGYISIGIAAGIVGASSNLSLFEVTLLSALVYAGASQFIICALLVSGSPISVILFTTFIVNLRNFLLSMTLAPHFTKYSLMKNIGIGALVTDESFGVAVNKIAKKEIMSAQWMNGLNVTAYIFWILSCMLGAIFGKWISNPEAFGLDFSLTAMFLALLVLQLQNIDQGRLKFYLSLIVYVVLLMLVLCMLVPSYIAIILSTIIVATIGVVKDK from the coding sequence ATGAATGAATTAGCAAACGAAATAAATAGCGAAGAAACTCTCCCTACATTTTCTCAAGGAGTAAAAGATTGTATTCCTACTTTAATTGGTTATATCAGCATTGGAATTGCTGCGGGGATTGTTGGAGCTTCATCAAATCTAAGTCTTTTCGAAGTAACTCTTTTATCGGCATTAGTTTATGCTGGTGCATCTCAATTTATTATTTGTGCACTGTTAGTATCAGGAAGTCCTATTTCAGTCATTTTATTTACAACTTTCATAGTGAATTTGCGGAATTTTTTATTAAGTATGACATTGGCTCCCCACTTTACAAAATATTCTTTAATGAAAAATATCGGTATTGGAGCTCTTGTAACAGATGAGTCATTTGGTGTAGCCGTTAATAAAATTGCTAAAAAAGAAATTATGAGTGCTCAATGGATGAATGGACTGAATGTAACGGCTTATATATTCTGGATTTTATCTTGTATGTTGGGCGCTATCTTTGGTAAATGGATTTCAAATCCAGAAGCATTTGGATTAGATTTCTCTTTAACAGCTATGTTTTTGGCATTACTTGTTTTGCAATTACAAAATATTGATCAAGGTAGATTGAAGTTTTATCTATCATTAATTGTTTATGTAGTTTTATTGATGCTGGTACTATGTATGCTTGTTCCATCTTATATTGCAATTATCTTATCGACAATAATCGTTGCAACGATTGGAGTGGTAAAAGACAAATGA